The following are from one region of the Cyanobium sp. AMD-g genome:
- a CDS encoding exostosin family protein, with protein sequence MRKVLYTQYYRAKTPDRQAELDHCLRSNLQHPELDMVVVLHEPDAPDLPGPARMPVQLLEDANRLTYASWMRMLKDQPDAIGILINSDIALGQGWNHIETVLDTPESVVTLSRYNPDPLGRPARLNRFPHWTQDTWALRSDAPIPKSLLYAADFPIGFPGCDNRIAYVLWSYGLTVKNPCHHVETLHHQAETRRDYDKNSDRLYGGTSYVHPTLSLNEPSELEHTIWTRASEPCPGVLINQQSVDRGVHQLLAKDVGLAEIFKEHHKSTGLAWANPPLGCLRSDHASTRPFHELTSPPGAVLELAGQRRVNGLQLRLPRTVSGPLKLELEGRMHRDGDWKPLDVKPTAKLRGDGRRLFIDDRVLQENWTQLRLRLKNISQPTIDTLDHSHVVELIVFGEKSPEQPECAAQPLTVISQKTPPLRLQLQDKRLELVKTIDGLHWPVIHQYNSRFSIRARDGRIAMIDRFWPSALTFSDPKDSDWDSESLSEAFLHGFASPVLEWKPNQYSSEKLFPSQLNFWQYPCRTEQDAFERHQRLSAPYRDRTGVHVYLGMPWATWIDKKTFPEQLLGAFNSRLEAVREMLDQPLEVHSVCQHIRWKEHTHRFEQAGVKHLWIAHKEKGWEHELGLSLQSWPLYAVNILDPERGDGLELLPVQEKAVFASFKGAHMKHYPTDIRLRLTSLAPLEGYEVEVTDLWHFNKVVYNFQIANKQSDKDAVEKESIRNYNQLLSQSLFSLCPAGSGPNTLRLWESLGIGSIPVVLSDRYEFPSLERMGFTGMDWGQAVIEHAEGELQQLDARLRATSSFQRQAMQELGQRFFKASRSLTCFG encoded by the coding sequence ATGCGCAAAGTTCTCTACACGCAGTACTACCGCGCCAAAACGCCTGATCGCCAGGCTGAGCTGGATCATTGTCTGCGCAGCAACCTGCAACATCCCGAACTGGACATGGTCGTAGTGCTGCATGAACCGGACGCGCCTGATCTACCTGGCCCTGCACGGATGCCTGTCCAGCTCCTGGAGGACGCGAACCGACTCACATATGCGAGCTGGATGCGGATGCTGAAGGATCAACCCGATGCCATCGGCATCCTGATCAACTCAGACATCGCACTTGGACAGGGGTGGAACCACATAGAAACAGTTCTGGATACACCAGAGAGTGTCGTGACGCTCAGCCGTTACAACCCTGACCCATTGGGGAGACCAGCACGGCTGAATCGCTTCCCTCACTGGACACAGGACACCTGGGCTCTGCGCAGTGACGCGCCCATCCCCAAAAGCCTGCTCTATGCCGCCGATTTCCCCATTGGATTTCCCGGCTGTGACAATCGAATCGCCTATGTGCTGTGGAGCTATGGCCTGACAGTCAAGAACCCATGCCATCACGTTGAGACATTGCACCACCAAGCTGAAACGAGAAGGGATTACGACAAGAACTCTGACCGACTCTACGGGGGAACAAGTTATGTTCATCCCACTCTGTCATTAAACGAACCATCCGAGCTGGAGCACACCATTTGGACAAGGGCAAGCGAGCCCTGCCCTGGAGTTCTGATCAATCAGCAGTCAGTTGACCGTGGCGTGCACCAACTCCTGGCCAAGGATGTTGGGCTAGCAGAAATATTCAAAGAGCATCACAAGAGCACCGGTCTGGCTTGGGCCAATCCGCCACTGGGCTGTCTTCGCAGCGACCATGCCTCGACGCGACCATTCCATGAGCTGACAAGTCCACCGGGAGCAGTTCTGGAGTTAGCCGGTCAACGGCGCGTCAACGGTCTGCAGCTCAGGTTGCCGCGCACCGTTTCGGGGCCACTCAAGCTTGAACTGGAAGGACGGATGCATCGCGATGGAGACTGGAAACCACTTGACGTCAAGCCTACCGCCAAATTAAGGGGAGATGGGCGAAGGCTTTTCATCGATGACAGGGTCCTTCAGGAGAACTGGACCCAGCTGAGACTCCGCTTGAAAAACATCTCTCAACCAACCATCGATACCCTCGACCACTCCCATGTTGTAGAACTCATTGTCTTTGGTGAAAAGTCACCAGAACAGCCTGAGTGTGCGGCTCAGCCCTTGACAGTCATCAGCCAGAAGACGCCGCCATTACGGCTTCAGCTTCAAGACAAGAGACTGGAGCTTGTCAAGACCATTGATGGCCTTCACTGGCCAGTGATCCACCAATACAACAGTCGCTTTTCGATAAGGGCTCGCGACGGTCGAATTGCAATGATTGACCGCTTCTGGCCCTCAGCACTGACCTTTTCTGACCCCAAGGATTCTGATTGGGATAGCGAATCCCTGAGCGAGGCCTTCTTGCATGGTTTCGCCTCACCTGTTCTGGAATGGAAGCCAAATCAATACTCCTCGGAGAAGCTGTTTCCATCACAGTTGAATTTCTGGCAGTACCCCTGCCGGACGGAGCAAGATGCTTTTGAACGTCATCAACGACTCTCTGCACCCTATCGCGACCGAACTGGCGTCCACGTCTACCTGGGCATGCCCTGGGCTACATGGATCGACAAGAAGACATTTCCTGAGCAACTGCTGGGTGCCTTTAACAGCCGCCTGGAAGCCGTGCGGGAGATGCTCGACCAGCCGTTGGAGGTGCACAGCGTCTGTCAGCACATTCGCTGGAAAGAACATACGCATCGCTTTGAGCAGGCCGGTGTCAAGCATTTATGGATTGCCCACAAAGAAAAGGGTTGGGAGCACGAGCTTGGCTTGAGTCTGCAATCCTGGCCTCTCTATGCCGTCAATATTCTTGATCCCGAAAGAGGCGACGGACTCGAGCTTCTACCGGTCCAGGAGAAAGCGGTTTTTGCTTCTTTCAAAGGAGCCCACATGAAGCACTACCCAACGGATATCAGGTTACGACTAACAAGTCTGGCCCCCTTGGAAGGGTACGAAGTAGAAGTGACGGACTTGTGGCACTTCAACAAAGTTGTTTACAACTTCCAGATTGCCAACAAGCAGTCCGACAAAGATGCCGTGGAGAAAGAGTCCATCAGAAATTACAATCAGTTACTGTCACAGTCTCTTTTCTCATTGTGCCCTGCCGGCTCCGGCCCAAATACCCTCAGGCTGTGGGAATCACTGGGCATTGGCTCAATTCCAGTCGTCCTGAGTGATCGCTATGAGTTCCCAAGCCTTGAGCGCATGGGGTTTACTGGGATGGATTGGGGGCAAGCCGTGATTGAGCATGCCGAAGGAGAGCTTCAGCAACTTGATGCGCGCTTACGCGCCACCTCTTCATTCCAGCGGCAAGCAATGCAGGAGCTCGGGCAGCGATTCTTCAAGGCCAGCAGATCCCTCACCTGTTTCGGCTAA
- a CDS encoding type II toxin-antitoxin system HicA family toxin, producing the protein MAGSVVSRLRSHLLPTDHEESTRDRDDVKVREVIKRLEQAGWLLVATRGSHRQFKHPDRPGRVTVAGKPGDDLAPGTLKSLAKQSRLPLP; encoded by the coding sequence ATGGCAGGTTCAGTGGTTTCACGGTTGAGGTCTCACCTGCTCCCCACGGATCATGAGGAGTCGACGCGTGATCGGGATGACGTGAAAGTCCGCGAGGTGATCAAACGCTTGGAGCAAGCCGGTTGGCTCCTGGTGGCAACCCGTGGCAGCCACCGTCAGTTCAAGCACCCTGATCGGCCTGGTCGCGTTACGGTTGCCGGAAAACCTGGCGATGATCTTGCCCCAGGAACCCTGAAGAGCCTCGCCAAGCAATCCAGACTCCCCCTGCCATGA
- a CDS encoding glycosyltransferase gives MAAMLAEPPGTLETPTASLAEWRRRGLVGRLEGWSPQGGLGGWACPWPLQPQAAPLRLQLVLDDLLDPGQHQLVAELMAAQARPDLLALGIEQPCGFRFWWGPSHPLPAYSQGLVLRVLVKGSGTELAGSPMRLDAGTHARIEHQRQHGPIREGALTQLQTPLLHGWGRGTEPLLLRLDGHTTLPIAPPEPPPEGTWPFQQLLPTGLADGAVHHLQLETGSGLVLDQRFELLPFHLTPWAALQRHARPPFPDELSPLARERYRSLRTWLAWADSDGTPLPPDLPLLQRLLEHPLPRGASNQEPGPDGGAVPRQPLQLPIAADPLVSIVIPVHNQYGVTRRCLAAIAYAPTRVPFEVLVVDDGSSDGTAEALAAEAPGVRVIRHDFARGFNQACCSGAAAARAPFLVLLNNDTEPCAAWLEELLDPFQRWADTGMVGAQLIYPDGSLQEAGGIVWGNGEPWNYGRGGNPHDPRFAYTRQVDYVSAAALAIPLELWKRLGGFSPEFSPAYYEDTDLAFKVRQAGHTVRYSPLARVIHHEGLSCGTDTQATSGLKRFQAVHGPVFQQKWAAAFEGSREPDHAAAETIKDRGIVGRVLCLDQETPRPDRDAGSHAALVEMELLQELGWKVTLLPLNLAWLASYSEALQRRGIELIHAPFVLSLEAFLSERGREFDLIYLTRYTVAAEALPLIHRYAPQARLLFCNADLHHLRQLRAARAEGLEGEEGRRAFEAVEEVKQQELAVMRQVDLTFSYSEVERAVIEAETLGEAATAACPWVVHGPEAPAPLEGRSGLAFLGSYGHPPNSDAVEAFLVQVWPLLLERRPGLRLHLYGSGLDATVAARWGAEAGVVVEGWVADPATVYARHRVFVAPLRSGAGLKGKVVAAAAHGLPQVLSPLAAEATGLRHGQEVLIARSPDDWCQAVLQLNDDDDTWRAMAAAAFGYASATWSRESGLALMADALARLDLPHRRPA, from the coding sequence ATGGCTGCGATGCTCGCCGAGCCGCCCGGCACCCTGGAAACCCCCACCGCCTCCCTCGCCGAATGGCGTCGCCGCGGCCTGGTGGGCCGGCTCGAAGGTTGGAGCCCGCAGGGCGGCCTGGGCGGCTGGGCCTGCCCCTGGCCCCTGCAGCCCCAGGCCGCGCCACTGCGCCTGCAGCTGGTGCTCGACGACCTGCTCGACCCCGGCCAGCACCAGCTGGTCGCCGAACTGATGGCGGCCCAGGCCCGGCCTGATCTTCTGGCGCTGGGCATCGAGCAGCCCTGCGGCTTCCGCTTCTGGTGGGGCCCCAGCCATCCCCTGCCCGCCTACTCCCAGGGGCTGGTGCTGCGGGTGCTGGTCAAAGGGAGCGGCACGGAACTGGCCGGCAGTCCCATGCGGCTCGATGCCGGCACCCACGCCCGGATCGAGCATCAGCGTCAGCACGGTCCCATCCGCGAAGGCGCCCTCACCCAGCTGCAGACGCCCCTGCTGCACGGCTGGGGCCGCGGTACCGAGCCCCTGCTGCTGCGCCTCGACGGCCACACCACCCTGCCGATCGCCCCCCCCGAGCCCCCGCCGGAAGGGACCTGGCCCTTCCAGCAGCTGCTCCCAACCGGCCTGGCCGACGGTGCCGTGCACCATCTGCAGCTGGAAACCGGCTCCGGCCTGGTGCTGGATCAGCGCTTCGAGCTGCTCCCCTTCCACCTGACCCCCTGGGCCGCCCTGCAGCGGCACGCCCGTCCCCCCTTCCCCGACGAGCTTTCGCCCCTGGCCCGGGAGCGCTACCGCAGCCTGCGCACCTGGCTGGCCTGGGCCGACAGCGATGGCACCCCCCTGCCCCCTGACCTGCCCCTGCTGCAGCGCCTGCTCGAACACCCCCTGCCCCGCGGCGCGTCAAACCAGGAACCCGGCCCCGACGGCGGCGCCGTGCCGCGCCAGCCCCTGCAGCTGCCGATCGCGGCCGATCCGCTGGTGTCGATCGTGATCCCGGTGCACAACCAGTACGGCGTCACCCGCCGCTGCCTGGCGGCGATCGCCTACGCCCCCACCCGTGTTCCGTTCGAGGTGCTGGTCGTCGACGACGGCTCCAGCGACGGCACGGCGGAGGCCCTGGCCGCCGAGGCCCCCGGGGTGCGCGTCATCCGCCACGACTTCGCCCGCGGCTTCAACCAGGCCTGCTGCAGCGGTGCCGCCGCCGCCCGCGCCCCCTTTCTGGTGCTGCTCAACAACGACACCGAACCCTGCGCCGCCTGGCTGGAGGAGCTGCTCGATCCCTTCCAGCGCTGGGCCGACACCGGCATGGTGGGAGCCCAGCTGATCTACCCCGACGGCAGCCTGCAGGAGGCGGGCGGCATCGTCTGGGGCAACGGCGAACCCTGGAACTACGGCCGCGGCGGCAACCCCCACGACCCCCGTTTCGCCTACACCCGCCAGGTGGACTACGTCAGCGCCGCCGCCCTCGCCATCCCCCTCGAACTCTGGAAGCGGCTCGGTGGCTTCAGCCCGGAGTTCTCCCCCGCCTACTACGAGGACACCGACCTGGCCTTCAAGGTGCGCCAGGCCGGCCACACCGTGCGCTACAGCCCCCTGGCCCGGGTGATCCACCACGAGGGCCTCAGCTGCGGCACCGACACCCAGGCCACCAGCGGGCTGAAGCGCTTCCAGGCGGTCCACGGCCCCGTTTTCCAGCAGAAGTGGGCCGCCGCCTTCGAGGGCAGCCGCGAGCCCGACCACGCCGCCGCCGAAACCATCAAGGACCGCGGCATCGTTGGGCGCGTTCTCTGCCTCGATCAGGAAACCCCTCGGCCCGACCGCGATGCCGGCAGCCATGCCGCCCTGGTGGAGATGGAGCTGCTCCAGGAGCTGGGCTGGAAGGTGACCCTGCTGCCCCTCAACCTGGCCTGGCTGGCCAGCTACAGCGAGGCGCTCCAGCGCCGCGGCATCGAGCTCATCCACGCCCCCTTCGTGCTCTCCCTGGAAGCCTTTCTGAGCGAACGGGGCCGGGAGTTCGATCTGATCTATCTCACCCGCTACACGGTGGCCGCCGAGGCCCTGCCCCTGATCCACCGCTACGCCCCCCAGGCCCGGCTGCTGTTCTGCAACGCCGACCTGCACCACCTGCGCCAGCTGCGTGCCGCCCGTGCCGAGGGTCTGGAGGGCGAAGAGGGCCGCCGCGCCTTTGAAGCGGTGGAAGAGGTCAAGCAGCAGGAGCTGGCGGTGATGCGCCAGGTGGATCTCACCTTCAGCTATTCGGAGGTGGAGCGGGCGGTGATCGAGGCCGAAACCCTCGGCGAGGCCGCCACCGCCGCTTGCCCCTGGGTGGTGCACGGCCCGGAAGCTCCCGCCCCCCTTGAGGGCCGCAGCGGCCTCGCCTTCCTCGGCAGCTACGGCCATCCCCCCAACAGCGATGCCGTCGAGGCCTTCCTGGTGCAGGTATGGCCCCTGCTGCTCGAGAGACGGCCCGGGCTGCGACTGCATCTGTACGGCAGCGGTCTCGACGCCACCGTCGCCGCCCGCTGGGGTGCCGAAGCCGGCGTGGTCGTCGAGGGCTGGGTGGCCGATCCGGCCACGGTGTACGCCCGCCATCGCGTCTTCGTGGCGCCGCTGCGATCCGGGGCCGGCCTCAAGGGCAAGGTGGTGGCCGCCGCCGCCCACGGCCTGCCCCAGGTGCTCAGCCCCCTGGCCGCCGAAGCCACCGGTCTGCGCCACGGCCAGGAGGTGCTGATCGCCCGCAGCCCCGACGACTGGTGCCAGGCCGTGCTCCAGCTCAACGACGACGACGACACCTGGCGCGCCATGGCCGCCGCCGCCTTCGGCTACGCCAGCGCCACCTGGAGCCGGGAGAGCGGCCTGGCCCTGATGGCCGATGCCCTGGCCCGCCTTGATCTGCCCCACCGGAGGCCCGCATGA
- a CDS encoding class I SAM-dependent methyltransferase: protein MPLASPTLDQRTYRHQAAFQHDFAAQWSDLARQVRTSLRLMALNGIADPLTDTPIAASSLQVDGPNFRESLQHDGLVSRQRAVLLLLRQLIEAGQLPRLEALRLYCPEAITPFAQRLRGVVANFQGSEYIPDPVDTRRQKVRHEDLCQLSFDDRSFDGVICNEILEHVYDLPAALRSMRRVLVPGGSLIGTVPFAYCQAEATVKALHLGRDQTPELLMEPEYHGDPVQAERGSLVYRIPGWEFLDQLRDAGFEDPRIEAIHSPTYGILGAEIPWILVFMAQRPQDPAPAG, encoded by the coding sequence GTGCCCCTGGCCTCCCCGACCCTCGATCAGCGCACCTATCGCCACCAGGCGGCGTTCCAGCACGACTTCGCGGCGCAGTGGAGTGATCTGGCCAGGCAGGTGCGAACCAGCTTGCGGCTGATGGCTCTGAATGGAATCGCCGACCCCCTAACCGATACCCCCATCGCCGCCAGTTCCCTTCAGGTGGACGGCCCCAACTTCCGTGAAAGCCTTCAGCACGATGGCCTCGTATCCCGCCAGCGGGCCGTGCTGCTGCTGCTGCGCCAGTTGATCGAAGCCGGGCAACTGCCGCGTCTGGAAGCCCTGAGGCTCTACTGCCCCGAAGCCATCACTCCGTTCGCTCAGCGGCTGCGTGGCGTGGTGGCGAACTTTCAGGGCAGCGAATACATTCCGGATCCCGTGGATACCCGGCGCCAGAAGGTGCGCCATGAGGATCTCTGCCAGCTCAGCTTCGACGATCGCAGCTTCGACGGGGTGATCTGCAACGAGATCCTCGAGCATGTCTACGACCTGCCGGCGGCCCTGCGTTCGATGCGGCGGGTGCTGGTGCCCGGCGGCTCTCTCATCGGCACGGTGCCCTTCGCCTACTGCCAGGCGGAAGCCACCGTGAAGGCCCTGCACCTCGGCCGGGATCAGACCCCCGAGCTCCTGATGGAGCCCGAATACCACGGTGATCCGGTGCAGGCGGAACGGGGCTCCCTCGTCTATCGCATTCCCGGCTGGGAGTTTCTCGATCAGTTGCGCGACGCCGGCTTCGAGGATCCCCGCATCGAAGCCATCCATTCCCCCACCTACGGCATCCTCGGCGCCGAAATCCCCTGGATCCTGGTGTTCATGGCCCAGCGCCCGCAGGATCCAGCACCTGCAGGCTGA
- a CDS encoding lipopolysaccharide assembly protein LapB, whose protein sequence is MASGPSDSRAVRLEQLRWLGRYALVEHLEEFVAQLRCSPHWDAPLALEVSLAWLLAGHGHQADLAFLEADELDPCLGLVPDLWGLWPTSGDHRAVTPQEQRADAAALAARIRHWRWLDPGSLDPSWRQRAQADWTLALTSPGLEELILLLRQRPAPDPPIEPFLADLVGEQPVADSPDQAFQFWAHLTDIRPDWTHARLKAADLALARGDQQRCASWIATASTEAKRNPWTWDIAARSALEAGAITTALDHWGQALAEAPPELAEVFRQRRREARRGPGLLQARSLLHSGDITAALALLQRLVADDPQWQPLRLLLQEAQTSVAAAGGVAAGGAAALADQPPRRFGQLLEQAAARIGLTLASAGPDPQGGVQDVEAARQRLKAFSNALSDAEARFALGA, encoded by the coding sequence TTGGCCAGTGGACCCTCGGACAGCCGGGCCGTTCGACTCGAGCAGCTGCGCTGGCTGGGTCGTTACGCGCTGGTGGAGCACCTGGAGGAATTTGTTGCCCAGCTGCGGTGCTCTCCCCACTGGGATGCACCGCTGGCGCTGGAGGTGAGCCTGGCCTGGTTGCTTGCCGGCCATGGCCATCAGGCCGACCTGGCCTTCCTTGAGGCCGATGAGCTCGATCCCTGCCTCGGCCTGGTTCCCGATCTGTGGGGCCTCTGGCCCACATCCGGCGACCACCGGGCCGTCACGCCCCAGGAGCAGAGGGCCGACGCAGCGGCCCTGGCCGCCCGGATCCGCCACTGGCGCTGGCTGGATCCTGGCAGCCTGGATCCCTCCTGGCGGCAACGGGCCCAGGCCGACTGGACGCTGGCGCTCACCAGTCCCGGGCTGGAGGAACTGATCCTGTTGCTCCGCCAGAGGCCAGCCCCCGATCCCCCCATCGAGCCGTTCCTGGCCGACCTTGTCGGGGAGCAGCCGGTCGCGGACAGCCCTGATCAAGCCTTTCAGTTCTGGGCCCACCTCACCGATATCCGACCGGATTGGACCCACGCGCGCCTCAAGGCCGCCGATCTCGCCCTGGCCCGTGGTGATCAGCAGCGCTGCGCCAGCTGGATCGCCACCGCCTCAACCGAGGCGAAGCGCAACCCCTGGACCTGGGACATCGCCGCCCGCTCAGCCTTGGAAGCCGGTGCCATCACCACAGCCCTTGATCACTGGGGGCAGGCCCTGGCGGAAGCGCCCCCCGAGCTGGCGGAGGTGTTCCGCCAGCGGCGCCGCGAAGCCCGTCGGGGACCCGGCCTGCTCCAGGCCCGCTCACTGCTCCATTCCGGTGACATCACGGCGGCCCTCGCTCTGCTGCAACGGCTGGTGGCCGACGACCCCCAGTGGCAGCCCTTGCGCCTGCTGTTGCAAGAGGCCCAGACCAGCGTCGCGGCAGCTGGCGGAGTCGCAGCTGGTGGAGCCGCAGCGCTGGCCGACCAGCCTCCCCGGCGCTTCGGCCAGCTCCTGGAGCAGGCCGCTGCCCGCATCGGACTCACCCTTGCTTCAGCCGGCCCTGATCCCCAGGGTGGCGTGCAGGATGTCGAGGCAGCTCGTCAGCGGCTGAAGGCCTTCTCCAACGCCCTCAGCGACGCCGAAGCCCGCTTCGCCCTGGGGGCCTGA
- a CDS encoding type II toxin-antitoxin system VapC family toxin: MLLGKDVALEWIQAQPRCSISVITWIEVLVGCGPGESEAVEVWLRGFHCLQLDGAVAREAVDCRRALGLKVPDAIILATARCHQLRLATRNIRDFPEELAGVVVPYTL; the protein is encoded by the coding sequence GTGTTGCTGGGCAAGGATGTTGCCTTGGAGTGGATCCAGGCACAGCCCCGCTGTTCCATCAGCGTGATCACCTGGATCGAGGTGCTGGTGGGTTGCGGCCCTGGCGAAAGCGAGGCGGTGGAGGTGTGGTTGCGGGGGTTCCACTGCCTGCAGCTCGATGGCGCCGTGGCCCGGGAAGCAGTGGACTGCCGTCGGGCCCTGGGGCTGAAGGTGCCGGACGCCATCATCCTGGCCACCGCCCGTTGCCATCAGTTGCGGTTGGCGACGCGAAACATCCGGGATTTTCCTGAGGAGCTGGCCGGCGTCGTTGTCCCCTACACCCTCTGA
- a CDS encoding DUF6880 family protein gives MASKRSLNARNLEALGAAALAELLLEVSSGQAVIQRRLRLALAAAEGACGAAQEVRKRLAAIDRSRTFVGSARRPALLRDLEAQRQAITGPIAAEDPGVACELLLRFLEISGGVLARCSDSTGAVSGVFERAAEQLGPLAVAVQLAPETLAEHAAELLLEDSHGVFDALVPALKEALGDGGLQRLEQGCRERGARHGSRLLLQIAEARGDGEGYLGQFSAADLQRRPIAADVARVLLANGRAAQALEILDGATADNPGRLDGAWQDSRLAVLEALDRPAEAQEMRWQWFCRTLSIPHLRAYLRRLDDFEDGEAEERAFGVAEQHPSRLLALEFLVAWGALARAARLVLAHANDWDGEAYVLHSAAAERLSADHPLAATLLLRAMVWGALEMGRSQRYRYAAEHLRSCDLLADRLDDWQGHPDHAAFAARLQERFGGRWGFWKLVEA, from the coding sequence GTGGCCAGCAAGCGCAGCCTCAATGCCCGCAATCTGGAGGCCCTGGGGGCGGCGGCGCTGGCGGAGCTGCTGCTGGAGGTGTCGAGCGGCCAGGCGGTGATCCAGCGGCGGCTGCGGCTGGCGCTGGCGGCGGCGGAGGGGGCCTGTGGCGCTGCGCAGGAGGTGCGCAAGCGGCTGGCGGCGATCGATCGGTCCCGCACGTTCGTGGGTTCGGCCCGGCGTCCGGCGCTGCTCAGGGATCTGGAGGCGCAGCGGCAGGCGATCACCGGCCCGATCGCCGCCGAAGACCCCGGGGTGGCCTGCGAGCTGCTGCTGCGCTTTCTGGAGATTTCCGGCGGGGTGCTGGCGCGCTGCTCCGACAGCACCGGCGCGGTGAGCGGGGTGTTCGAGCGAGCGGCTGAACAGCTCGGACCGCTGGCGGTGGCCGTCCAGCTGGCGCCCGAGACCCTGGCCGAGCACGCCGCCGAGCTGTTGCTGGAGGACAGCCACGGGGTGTTCGATGCTCTGGTGCCAGCCCTGAAGGAGGCCCTCGGCGACGGGGGACTGCAGCGGCTGGAGCAGGGCTGCCGCGAGCGTGGCGCCCGCCACGGCAGCCGGCTGCTACTGCAGATCGCCGAGGCCCGGGGGGATGGGGAGGGCTACCTGGGCCAGTTCAGTGCCGCGGACCTGCAACGGCGCCCGATCGCCGCCGACGTGGCCCGGGTCCTGCTGGCCAATGGCCGGGCGGCGCAGGCCCTGGAGATCCTCGATGGCGCCACCGCAGACAACCCAGGCCGGCTCGATGGTGCCTGGCAGGACAGCCGCCTGGCCGTTCTTGAGGCGCTGGATCGCCCCGCCGAAGCCCAGGAGATGCGCTGGCAGTGGTTCTGCCGCACCCTTTCGATCCCCCACTTGCGCGCCTACCTGCGGCGCCTCGATGACTTTGAAGATGGCGAGGCGGAGGAGCGCGCCTTTGGGGTGGCCGAGCAGCATCCAAGCCGCCTGCTGGCGCTGGAGTTTCTGGTGGCCTGGGGGGCGCTCGCCCGGGCCGCCCGCCTGGTGCTGGCCCACGCCAACGACTGGGACGGGGAGGCCTACGTCCTCCACAGCGCCGCCGCCGAGCGGCTCAGCGCCGACCACCCCCTGGCGGCCACGTTGTTGCTGCGGGCGATGGTGTGGGGGGCGCTGGAGATGGGCCGCAGCCAGCGCTACCGCTACGCCGCCGAGCACCTGCGCAGCTGCGATCTGCTCGCCGACCGCCTCGACGACTGGCAGGGCCACCCCGACCATGCCGCCTTCGCGGCGCGGCTGCAGGAGCGCTTTGGGGGGCGGTGGGGCTTCTGGAAGCTGGTGGAGGCGTGA
- a CDS encoding DUF563 domain-containing protein: protein MKDIDGLASMMESHRDIELQSWLPRDATTEPTITAHTQVVYYSDAYVYEADGSLESALAMDKPSEASLQKSTQDIVSSLNLHSDQHVFAVAVNRWANNYYHWVAQGMASWALLLDHQKKRKEERRLVLLAPHIFKSFQFQWLTVLGGDYITLPRKYAITTGTCLATSSSHLNPSRSSVQQLRKSALASLKAWLRNSPESVLSGLPATIDRIFLSRGVKGARAIHNEFELAEKLESIGYTILDAEKYSVLQQIYIFSRASTVVGFHGAGLTNLIFADPSCELIELAIVGKHNDCFKRLAALLPLKRYSKLHVEAHPKHSDTAATLEINAQSIGLAIESLMEDNPSSD, encoded by the coding sequence ATGAAAGATATCGACGGCCTTGCTTCCATGATGGAAAGCCATCGTGACATAGAGTTGCAATCATGGCTTCCCCGAGATGCCACCACAGAGCCGACAATTACTGCCCATACGCAGGTCGTGTATTACAGCGACGCTTACGTCTACGAGGCCGACGGTTCGCTGGAATCCGCTCTGGCGATGGACAAGCCGAGTGAAGCCTCGCTACAGAAATCGACGCAGGACATTGTATCGAGCCTGAATCTTCATAGCGATCAACATGTCTTTGCTGTCGCTGTGAATCGTTGGGCCAACAACTACTACCACTGGGTTGCGCAAGGAATGGCCTCCTGGGCACTTCTGCTCGACCATCAAAAGAAAAGGAAAGAAGAGCGTCGGCTCGTTTTGCTGGCGCCCCACATCTTTAAATCCTTCCAGTTCCAGTGGTTGACTGTCCTGGGAGGGGACTACATTACCCTTCCCAGAAAGTATGCCATCACCACAGGCACCTGTCTGGCCACCTCCAGTAGTCACTTGAATCCCTCTCGTTCTTCCGTTCAGCAGCTCAGAAAGTCGGCTCTTGCCTCCTTGAAGGCATGGCTTAGAAACTCACCGGAGTCAGTCCTGTCTGGGCTTCCTGCGACAATTGACAGAATCTTTCTTTCAAGAGGAGTGAAAGGAGCACGTGCGATCCACAATGAGTTCGAACTAGCAGAAAAACTGGAGTCGATTGGATACACAATCCTCGATGCTGAAAAGTACAGTGTGCTGCAACAGATCTATATCTTCAGCAGGGCGAGTACCGTTGTTGGATTTCATGGTGCAGGGCTTACCAATCTGATTTTCGCCGATCCTTCCTGTGAGCTCATTGAGCTAGCCATCGTTGGAAAGCACAATGACTGCTTCAAGCGTCTGGCGGCCCTTCTTCCGCTGAAAAGATATTCGAAACTTCATGTTGAAGCGCATCCAAAGCACTCTGACACTGCGGCAACGCTAGAGATCAATGCCCAATCTATTGGGCTGGCCATTGAATCACTCATGGAGGACAATCCATCGTCCGACTGA
- a CDS encoding CopG family transcriptional regulator — protein sequence MRTIVDLPEGERDQLDALCSQRGISRAQALREALTLWLERERPRHGAVFGLWSNRDLDGVALQQRIRQG from the coding sequence ATGCGCACCATCGTGGATCTGCCCGAGGGCGAGCGCGATCAGCTGGATGCCCTCTGTTCCCAGCGGGGCATTTCCCGGGCCCAGGCGCTCCGGGAGGCCCTGACCCTCTGGCTGGAGCGGGAGCGTCCACGCCACGGGGCGGTGTTCGGGCTCTGGAGCAACCGGGACCTCGATGGTGTGGCGCTGCAGCAACGGATTCGGCAGGGATAG